In a genomic window of Candidatus Thiothrix sulfatifontis:
- a CDS encoding GNAT family N-acetyltransferase: MKIEILPNLDSVAADQWNALVQDNNPFLRHEFLAALEHHGCVGKEFGWLPRHIVVYEHEVLVAAMPLYEKYNTYGEFVFDHAWAQAYEREGMQYYPKLVSTIPYTPASGQRLLVQVGREAELFPYLLSAVAQVAEALQCSSFHCLFSPAEQLEWLAEQGLTVRHDCQFHWRNADYQSFDDFLAALTSKKRKNIKQERRKVVDAGVHLRLLDGNTATAEDWARFAFFYQHTFESKWGIPTLNVGFFREMATALGEQVFLILADNREGECIAGSLMFASATRLYGRHWGCTQDIDSLHFEACYYQGIEYCIRQGLQVFEPGAQGEHKIPRGFIPTLTRSAHWLREATFRQAVARHAEYEKGSVADYMRSASEHLPYREP; encoded by the coding sequence ATGAAAATTGAAATTCTCCCCAACCTCGATTCAGTGGCAGCCGACCAGTGGAATGCACTGGTGCAGGACAATAACCCGTTTTTGCGCCACGAATTTCTGGCAGCGCTGGAACACCACGGCTGTGTGGGCAAGGAATTCGGCTGGTTGCCACGCCATATTGTGGTTTACGAGCACGAAGTCTTGGTTGCCGCCATGCCCTTGTACGAAAAGTACAATACCTATGGTGAATTCGTGTTCGATCATGCCTGGGCGCAGGCGTATGAGCGCGAGGGGATGCAGTATTACCCCAAATTGGTTTCCACGATTCCCTACACGCCCGCCAGCGGGCAACGCTTATTGGTGCAAGTCGGGCGCGAGGCGGAACTGTTTCCCTATTTACTCTCGGCAGTGGCGCAAGTGGCAGAAGCCTTGCAATGCAGCAGTTTTCATTGCTTGTTTTCCCCTGCCGAGCAACTGGAATGGTTGGCAGAGCAAGGGCTAACCGTGCGGCACGATTGCCAATTTCATTGGCGCAATGCGGATTACCAGAGCTTTGACGATTTCCTCGCTGCCCTTACCTCGAAAAAGCGCAAAAACATTAAGCAGGAACGTCGCAAAGTGGTGGATGCTGGGGTTCATTTGCGACTGCTTGATGGCAATACCGCAACGGCAGAGGATTGGGCACGGTTTGCGTTTTTCTACCAACACACGTTTGAAAGCAAGTGGGGTATTCCCACCCTAAATGTCGGTTTTTTCCGCGAAATGGCAACGGCGTTGGGCGAACAAGTTTTCCTGATTTTGGCGGATAACCGTGAGGGCGAGTGCATCGCCGGTTCCTTGATGTTTGCGAGTGCGACGCGCTTGTACGGGCGGCACTGGGGCTGCACCCAAGACATCGACAGCCTGCATTTTGAGGCGTGTTATTACCAAGGCATTGAATATTGTATCCGCCAGGGTTTGCAGGTATTTGAACCGGGGGCGCAGGGGGAACACAAAATTCCGCGTGGGTTTATCCCGACCCTGACCCGTTCGGCGCATTGGTTGCGGGAAGCAACCTTC
- a CDS encoding threonylcarbamoyl-AMP synthase has translation MLTRDLSVALHAVQSGGVIAYPTEAVFGLGCNPADLAAVQRILTLKQRAADKGLILIASDLSQLEPYLLPLNATLQARILPTWPGAVTWLLPVRPEVSPLIRGNHNTLAVRLSAHPICRALCQQLGHPLISTSANLSDHPPARSAAEVQQQFGAQLDAILDAPLGDQAQPTEIRHGITGEIVRPA, from the coding sequence ATGTTGACCCGCGATTTATCCGTTGCCCTTCACGCCGTCCAATCCGGCGGCGTGATTGCTTACCCCACCGAAGCCGTCTTCGGTCTGGGCTGCAACCCCGCTGATCTAGCCGCCGTGCAACGCATCCTCACCCTCAAGCAACGCGCCGCCGATAAAGGGTTAATCTTAATTGCCTCTGACTTGTCACAACTGGAGCCGTACCTGTTACCGCTGAATGCGACGTTGCAAGCCCGCATCCTCCCCACATGGCCGGGGGCAGTAACCTGGTTGCTGCCAGTGCGCCCGGAGGTTTCCCCACTGATACGCGGCAATCACAACACGCTGGCAGTGCGGCTTAGCGCCCACCCGATTTGCCGCGCCCTGTGCCAACAACTCGGCCACCCACTGATTTCCACCAGCGCCAATTTGAGTGATCACCCCCCCGCCCGCAGTGCGGCTGAAGTACAACAGCAATTCGGTGCGCAATTGGACGCGATTTTGGATGCGCCCTTGGGCGATCAAGCGCAACCCACCGAAATCCGCCACGGGATTACCGGGGAAATTGTTCGCCCCGCCTGA
- a CDS encoding DNA topoisomerase I has product MSENLVIVESPAKGKTIQKYLGQGFEVLASYGHVRDLIPKEGAVDTDNGYAMRYEIIDRNQKHVDAIARALKKADNLYLATDPDREGEAISWHLYELLNERGALKGKNVQRVVFHEITKRAVQEAIANPRDLAYDLVDAQQARRALDYLVGFNLSPLLWRKIKPSLSAGRVQSPALRLIVEREDEIERFVRQEYWTMTAQNAKNGQAFNARLHTLDNHKLDQFDINNEARATEVRERLLQAANGKLLVSKVDKKQRKRYPAPPFTTSTLQQEAVRKLKFSTQRAMRVAQQLYEGIDLGSGPVGLITYMRTDSVTLANEAIGELRGLIEQRYGQDKLPETPNFYKTKSKNAQEAHEAVRPTSAYRTPEQVKNHLNEEQFKLYELIWKRTVACQMIYATLDTVSADLTAAAGSFFRASGSTIRDAGFLLVYEEGLDDRASEKENPLPPLEEGESVTLNDIAAEQHFTEPPPRYSEASLVKVLEEYGIGRPSTYASIISTLLAREYVELESRRFTPTDIGRIVIRFLTEHFTQYVDYDFTANLENELDEISRGEKAWVPVMDAFWQPFHTLVDEKMESVNRSDVLQSREIGIDPASGRPVSVRLGRFGPMVQIGTKDDEEKLVFAGLRPGMKLDTVTLEEALELFKLPRQLGDTEDGKAISTNVGRFGAYVKYGDQFASLKKEDDPHTITLERALELIAEKKIKDAEKILVDFGNGVQILKGRWGPYINKVIKRVKVQARLPKDREPDSMTLEECEALIAVVAEAKTAKKGAKKAAAAPATETAEQPAADAPAKPAKAKAAPKKAAAAKKPAAKKPTASKKAPSPKKSAS; this is encoded by the coding sequence ATGAGTGAAAATCTAGTAATCGTCGAATCCCCGGCGAAGGGTAAAACCATCCAAAAGTACTTGGGGCAAGGGTTTGAAGTGCTGGCCTCTTACGGGCATGTGCGCGATTTAATCCCCAAGGAAGGCGCTGTCGACACCGACAACGGCTACGCAATGCGTTATGAAATCATCGACCGCAACCAAAAGCACGTCGATGCGATTGCGCGGGCGCTCAAAAAAGCCGACAACCTGTACCTCGCGACTGACCCGGATCGCGAAGGCGAAGCCATCTCTTGGCATTTATACGAATTATTGAACGAACGCGGCGCACTCAAAGGCAAAAACGTGCAGCGCGTGGTCTTCCACGAAATCACCAAACGCGCCGTGCAAGAAGCCATTGCCAACCCGCGTGACCTTGCCTACGATCTGGTGGATGCGCAGCAAGCCCGCCGCGCCTTGGATTATCTGGTCGGTTTCAACCTCTCCCCGTTGCTGTGGCGCAAAATAAAACCCAGCCTGTCCGCCGGGCGGGTGCAAAGCCCCGCCTTGCGCCTGATTGTGGAACGTGAAGACGAAATCGAACGTTTCGTCCGCCAAGAATACTGGACGATGACCGCGCAAAATGCCAAAAACGGGCAAGCCTTCAACGCCCGTTTGCACACGCTGGATAATCACAAACTCGACCAATTCGACATTAACAATGAAGCGCGGGCAACCGAAGTGCGCGAGCGTTTGCTGCAAGCTGCTAACGGCAAATTGCTGGTCAGCAAAGTCGACAAAAAACAGCGCAAGCGTTACCCCGCGCCGCCTTTCACCACCTCGACCTTGCAGCAGGAAGCGGTACGCAAACTCAAGTTTTCCACCCAACGCGCCATGCGGGTTGCCCAGCAATTGTACGAAGGCATTGACTTGGGCAGCGGGCCGGTGGGTTTAATTACCTACATGCGTACCGACTCGGTAACGTTGGCAAACGAAGCCATCGGCGAATTGCGCGGTCTGATCGAACAACGTTACGGACAAGATAAATTGCCGGAAACGCCCAATTTCTACAAAACCAAATCCAAAAACGCGCAAGAAGCGCACGAAGCAGTACGCCCGACCTCGGCATACCGCACCCCGGAACAGGTCAAAAACCACCTCAATGAAGAACAGTTCAAGCTGTACGAATTGATCTGGAAACGCACGGTTGCCTGCCAAATGATCTACGCCACGTTGGATACGGTATCGGCGGATTTGACCGCCGCCGCAGGCAGTTTCTTCCGCGCCTCCGGCTCGACCATCCGCGATGCCGGTTTCTTGCTGGTGTACGAAGAAGGCTTGGATGACCGCGCCAGCGAAAAGGAAAACCCGCTGCCACCGTTGGAAGAAGGCGAAAGCGTCACCCTCAACGACATTGCCGCCGAACAACATTTCACCGAGCCGCCACCGCGTTATTCGGAAGCGTCCTTGGTAAAAGTTTTAGAAGAATACGGCATTGGGCGACCATCGACCTACGCCAGCATTATTTCCACCCTGTTGGCGCGTGAATACGTCGAACTGGAAAGCCGCCGCTTCACACCGACCGATATTGGGCGCATTGTGATCCGGTTTTTGACGGAGCATTTCACCCAATACGTCGATTACGATTTCACTGCGAATCTGGAAAATGAGCTGGATGAAATTTCGCGGGGTGAAAAGGCTTGGGTTCCGGTGATGGATGCGTTCTGGCAACCGTTCCACACGCTGGTTGACGAAAAAATGGAAAGCGTCAACCGCAGCGACGTGTTGCAATCGCGCGAAATCGGCATTGACCCCGCCAGTGGCAGACCCGTATCGGTGCGTTTAGGGCGCTTTGGCCCCATGGTGCAAATCGGCACCAAAGACGATGAGGAAAAGCTGGTCTTCGCTGGGTTACGTCCCGGAATGAAGCTGGATACGGTCACACTCGAAGAAGCCCTCGAACTTTTCAAACTGCCGCGTCAATTAGGCGATACCGAAGACGGCAAAGCCATCAGCACCAATGTCGGGCGCTTTGGGGCTTACGTCAAATACGGCGACCAATTCGCCTCGCTGAAAAAGGAAGACGACCCGCACACCATTACCTTGGAGCGGGCTTTGGAACTGATTGCTGAGAAAAAAATCAAGGATGCGGAAAAAATTCTGGTGGATTTCGGCAATGGGGTGCAAATTCTCAAAGGGCGTTGGGGGCCGTACATCAACAAAGTCATCAAGCGCGTCAAAGTGCAAGCACGTCTGCCCAAAGACCGCGAACCCGACAGCATGACCTTGGAAGAATGCGAAGCGTTGATTGCGGTCGTTGCCGAAGCCAAAACTGCCAAGAAAGGCGCGAAGAAAGCAGCCGCTGCGCCCGCAACAGAAACGGCAGAACAGCCAGCCGCCGATGCTCCGGCAAAACCGGCGAAAGCCAAAGCAGCGCCGAAAAAAGCCGCTGCTGCCAAAAAGCCCGCCGCGAAGAAACCGACGGCAAGCAAAAAAGCACCTAGCCCGAAAAAATCAGCGAGCTAA
- a CDS encoding NfeD family protein, producing the protein MDMQQLEFWHWLIFGVLLMALESFIPAMLVMWFGFGAIVAGIALWLIPALPLSGQILIFALVSLVSVFGWRKSRFSEANIHSDTPDLNNRLHSHFGKEYTLTEAIIDGRGTMRVGDTAWRVRGDDLPSGTRVRVTGVDGVIFIVEKA; encoded by the coding sequence ATGGACATGCAACAGCTTGAATTCTGGCATTGGCTGATTTTCGGCGTGTTGCTCATGGCGCTGGAAAGCTTCATTCCCGCGATGCTGGTGATGTGGTTCGGATTTGGCGCAATCGTCGCCGGTATCGCCCTCTGGCTAATTCCGGCATTGCCGCTGAGTGGGCAAATCCTGATTTTCGCGCTGGTGTCGCTGGTAAGCGTCTTTGGTTGGCGCAAATCGCGCTTCAGTGAGGCAAATATTCATTCCGACACGCCCGATCTCAACAACCGTTTGCACAGTCACTTCGGCAAGGAATACACCTTGACCGAGGCGATTATCGACGGGCGCGGCACCATGCGCGTGGGTGATACCGCGTGGCGCGTGCGCGGAGACGACTTGCCTTCCGGCACACGGGTGCGTGTTACCGGCGTAGACGGGGTGATTTTTATCGTGGAAAAAGCCTAA
- a CDS encoding SPFH/Band 7/PHB domain protein has product MTSFAIAILIFIAALIFMGVKMVPQGYNYTVERFGRYVTTLQPGLGLIIPMIYRVGRKVNMMEQVLDILPQQVITADNANVNIDGVVFYQVFDPAKASYEITNLQTAILNLIMTNLRSVCGALELDHLLSKRDEIGARVLAIVDEATNAWGVKVLRVEIKDIEPPAELVRAMNLQMTAERQKRAQITESEGKKQAQILEAEGMKTAAFLRAEAREREALAEAKATQMVSKAVAEGDVQALNYFVAQKYVEALGKFADSNQQKTIFMPLDTSGLMGSIGSINELWKAMKDKT; this is encoded by the coding sequence ATGGTGCCGCAAGGCTACAACTACACGGTCGAGCGCTTTGGGCGTTACGTCACCACGCTGCAACCCGGTCTGGGCTTGATTATTCCAATGATTTACCGCGTCGGGCGCAAGGTGAACATGATGGAACAGGTACTCGACATCCTCCCCCAACAAGTCATTACCGCCGACAACGCCAACGTCAACATTGACGGCGTGGTGTTCTACCAAGTGTTTGACCCCGCGAAGGCTTCGTATGAAATCACCAATTTGCAAACCGCCATCCTCAATCTGATTATGACCAACTTGCGTTCAGTGTGCGGTGCTTTGGAGCTTGATCACCTGTTAAGCAAGCGTGATGAAATCGGCGCACGGGTACTCGCGATTGTGGACGAAGCCACCAACGCTTGGGGTGTCAAAGTGCTGCGCGTCGAAATCAAAGACATCGAGCCGCCCGCCGAATTGGTTCGCGCCATGAATTTGCAAATGACCGCCGAACGCCAAAAACGCGCCCAAATCACCGAATCCGAAGGCAAAAAGCAAGCGCAAATCCTCGAAGCCGAAGGCATGAAAACCGCCGCATTCCTGCGTGCCGAAGCCCGCGAACGCGAAGCGCTTGCCGAAGCGAAAGCCACCCAAATGGTGTCCAAAGCCGTCGCGGAAGGTGATGTGCAAGCCCTCAACTATTTCGTGGCGCAAAAATACGTCGAAGCATTGGGCAAGTTTGCCGATTCCAACCAGCAAAAAACCATTTTCATGCCGCTGGATACCAGTGGTTTGATGGGTTCCATCGGCAGCATCAATGAACTCTGGAAAGCGATGAAGGATAAAACCTGA